The Gadus macrocephalus chromosome 21, ASM3116895v1 genome has a segment encoding these proteins:
- the LOC132449970 gene encoding uncharacterized protein LOC132449970: protein MSRRSTERLGPVPSPPLPADHVLNSGAVLFPGAFDQHGCPLVVFPADGLDKLATELNKAEVVDFIKYFLILHNKKQDRDSLVSVVADLRQAPLSAARIIAETLLLLQTASTVHTAYLVLPIKKDALKTLQKSIAPSKPHNTAFKKVLLKDVAELSNYIDRSQLPPCLGGYFMYHHPSWVAFIKEIDLFLQEFLSVVQRLPTCISTLQSISRLPIPEDLHLLTDFCSANQNLFLRLRRELGLDELQDHCEQMGSKLRFPEQDPCYLAMAGTPLFTDTAKDMLHHYSRITSAVAKIELLWQQAFYKAHVQLRLLQLHKEALRIRDQMEALLTVRVQPYRVEVAEDEERARATAAEFEASVYTPAMALVRCSEDVLHTLEETVPGGGGPGREPWVGELEALKDKLLSAVEPLHQTIGAQCDFHRCLSKANRWYGLVLRENFLQGLLLGLKEESPSCVSGQRRGRSGQGPGPDPRRKALAAFLRGNPPPDLQELLVLAQLAHTLPQPRLQRAGRQVAQRCMTLRKLLISQDTLAFSDLQIAIQWQYDLLSSSHVSPPHALPPDAAKPDGTAEQTERNPSLSPRSRSNPVGEIRSPAVSSSHCRCSPTSPGPWRIGTDSGHQQQVLLAMPPQTEGKPSSLSSFDSGFDGAGCSPLEAAAAGGGGGGGREAWQGLSGGSGSRESFRPSGAPPRTHAENSSGALDAEDLKEAFDFGSVGNSSRASVQVVPKIKLDSLNFQINVQRSATPPQNPWLSLPVDDLENSYTVTITQNPPGQQKAPDLGRNHSSGSRDQPTQTEVSASPLSDVGPPAADGILPSLGGNRDPGLSPIRHLLSSTITDGMEKSECTAEGNPTLIWDSYDLHDQNHAHERPSGSVQDVSMIDWDVTVQQDLRNVEEILERADGILAEEEDVLSQEAMFEDLVRSETHHWELWENEEQLGPMCASELAEAGVLGLDEDLDYPDCETRDWCPTPTTSSGSESLLDSCYRVEDRTPSGFDLPGDRLDLLPELRNIHILDELILEENLEIHKLRRQVETLEEERRGAHRGEQHPSAGSESVGQREERQAFRHKLQKETTEVERMETSLKQELASGSSRTRKVVKCSALVTFGTLDPDDQELCDDLLSGSRRRSHRALQQNLEEPLRDTPGQECHEDSDEQHDEESLNCDLYPLTADVDETSEPLPTLNLTTIRNSQYEGLPPEEGLEPQSAMAEMETDMEPGGSDLTCKPEASLIPEMGPEDGAFDPGGEPTLPPGPKPRAISLEATAVSMEIQERPCSVEPTSEPSPTPPPPPCDPPPCDPPLCDPPPCDPPPCDPPPCDPPPCDPPTEAPPKPKERKHRPLSGGDGLLGSAVSSNNNHNNNNPLTEESLGSPGGREFPAFFMEDATDADNAAMAPACNGTSQNHSQSPLGSQTPMGLCSSVPPSPPQETPGELMACDPCGRSDDCEDVVAGFQRSASTRISRTFLPAHQPTVKQEDYSEISDFKTPIVLDTGSGVMKAGFADEELPAIIFPTVIGLPKYEEMMNGSSEREGFIGHDAQHMRGVLALRYPMKNGVIHNWDDMEKIWHHAFQQLCADPEDHPVMLTEAPMSPLHNRQRAVEVMFDRFCVPYVYVAMQAVLALYASGRCTGVVLDSGDGASHSVPVYEGYSLPHAVQRFPLAGLDVTLHLTKLLQEQGVCMRTSAELEIVREMKERCCRVALDYEVELAPGGPSAGREMSYTLPDGQVVCLDTERFRAPEILFRPELIGRDHYGMHESLYKSVLSTDVDLRRELLGNIVLSGGNTLLAGLPERLQRELGRLEPGGPGGRVRVSCPADRGSSVWRGGAALASMPAPGGCAWISREEYEEYGPQIVFRKCF from the exons ATGAGCCGACGGTCAACAG AGCGCCTCggccccgtcccgtccccgcCTCTCCCCGCGGACCACGTCTTAAACTCGGGAGCAGTTCTCTTCCCCG GTGCTTTCGATCAACATGGCTGTCCCCTGGTCGTGTTCCCAGCGGACGGTCTCGACAAACTCGCCACGGAGCTCAATAAAGCCGAGGTGGTCGACTTCATCAAGTACTTTCTGATTCTGCATAA TAAAAAACAGGACCGAGACAGCCTGGTCTCCGTCGTGGCGGATTTGAGGCAGGCACCTCTCTCTGCCGCAAGAATCATAGCGGAAACACTGCTCCTCCTTCAG ACTGCCAGCACGGTCCACACGGCCTACCTCGTCCTACCGATTAAGAAGGACGCCTTGAAGACGTTGCAGAAAAGCATCGCTCCctcaaaaccccacaacaccgCCTTCAAG AAAGTTCTGCTGAAGGACGTTGCTGAACTCTCCAACTACATCGACCGGAGCCAGCTGCCCCCCTGTTTAGGAGGCTACTTCATGTACCATCACCCGAGCTGGGTAGCCTTCATCAAG GAGATAGACCTGTTCCTGCAGGAGTTCCTCTCTGTGGTGCAGCGTCTTCCCACCTGTATCTCCACCCTCCAGTCCATCTCCAGGCTCCCCATCCCAGAGGACCTCCACCTGCTCACCGACTTCTGCTCCGCCAACCAGAACCTGTTCCTCCGTCTCCGAAG GGAGCTGGGTTTGGACGAGCTCCAAGACCACTGCGAACAGATGGGGAGCAAGCTGAGGTTCCCTGAGCAGGACCCCTGCTACCTGGCCATGGCCGGGACCCCCCTGTTCACAGACACGGCCAAGGACATGCTCCACCACTACAGCAG AATAACTTCCGCCGTGGCCAAAATTGAGTTGCTATGGCAACAGGCCTTCTACAAGGCCCATGTCCAGCTcaggctcctccagctccacaaGGAAGCACTGAGG ATTAGAGATCAGATGGAGGCCCTCCTGACGGTGAGGGTCCAGCCCTACAGGGTGGAGGTCGCTGAAGACGAGGAGAGGGCCCGGGCGACGGCGGCAGAGTTTGAGGCGTCCGTCTACACTCCGGCCATG GCCCTGGTCCGCTGCTCAGAAGACGTCCTCCAcaccctggaggagacggtccccggaggggggggtccgggcAGGGAGCCCTGGGTGGGGGAGCTGGAGGCGCTGAAGGACAAGCTCCTCTCCGCGGTGGAGCCCCTCCACCAGACGATCGGCGCTCAGTGCGACTTCCACCGCTGCCTCAGCAAG gctaACAGGTGGTACGGTCTGGTCCTGCGGGAGAACTTCCTccaggggctgctgctggggctgaagGAGGAGTCCCCCTCCTGCGTGTCCGGCCAACGTCGGGGCCGGTCGGGGCAGGGGCCCGGCCCAGACCCCCGGAGGAAGGCGCTGGCTGCCTTCCTCCGGGGGAACCCCCCTCCGGATCTGCAGGAGCTGCTGGTCCTGGCCCAGCTGGCTCACACCCTGCCCCAGCCCCGGCTGCAGAGGGCCGGGCGCCAGGTGGCCCAGCG GTGCATGACTCTCAGGAAGCTCCTCATCTCGCAGGACACCTTGGCCTTCAGTGACCTCCAGATAGCGATCCAATGGCAGTACGACCTTCTGAGCAGCAGCCATGTCAGCCCCCCTCATGCTCTACCGCCTGACGCTGCGAAACCCGACGGCACTGCGGAACAAACGGAAAGGAACCCTTCTCTGTCCCCTCGTTCACGCTCCAATCCCGTTGGTGAGATCCGGTCACCGGCTGTGAGTAGTTCCCACTGCCGGTGCTCCCCCACCAGCCCCGGCCCCTGGAGGATTGGGACGGACTCTGGACACCAGCAGCAGGTCCTTTTGGCCATGCCCCCTCAGACGGAGGGGAAGCCCTCCTCCCTGAGCTCCTTCGACTCTGGCTTCGATGGCGCCGGCTGCAGCCCCCtcgaagcagcagcagccggcggcgggggcggcggcggaaGGGAGGCGTGGCAAGGCCTCTCCGGTGGGTCCGGATCAAGGGAGTCGTTCAGGCCCTCTGGAGCGCCGCCCCGGACCCACGCGGAGAACTCGTCTGGCGCTTTGGATGCAGAGGACCTGAAGGAGGCCTTTGACTTTGGTTCCGTGGGGAATTCATCGAGGGCTAGCGTCCAGGTCGTCCCTAAAATCAAACTCGACTCGCTGAACTTTCAGATCAATGTTCAAAGGTCGGCCACACCGCCGCAGAACCCTTGGCTCAGCCTCCCAGTGGACGACCTGGAGAACTCCTACACCGTCACCATTACCCAGAATCCCCCGGGACAGCAAAAGGCTCCAGATCTCGGCAGGAACCATTCCAGTGGCTCCCGAGACCAGCCCACACAGACGGAGGTATCTGCCAGTCCTCTGTCCGACGTCGGGCCGCCAGCAGCAGACGGGATCCTGCCGTCGCTCGGTGGCAACCGGGATCCGGGACTTAGCCCGATCCGTCATCTCCTGTCCAGCACCATCACGGATGGGATGGAGAAGTCTGAATGCACAGCGGAGGGGAACCCCACGCTGATCTGGGACTCGTACGACCTCCACGACCAGAACCACGCTCATGAGCG GCCCAGTGGCAGTGTCCAGGACGTCTCCATGATCGATTGGGACGTGACGGTTCAGCAGGACCTGAGGAACGTGGAGGAGATCCTGGAGCGGGCTGATGGGATCCTGGCG GAAGAAGAGGACGTCCTCTCCCAGGAAGCCATGTTTGAGGACCTTGTGAGGTCTGAGACTCATCACTGGGAGTTATGGGAAAATGAGGAGCAGCTTGGTCCG ATGTGCGCTAGTGAGCTGGCTGAAGCTGGTGTACTCGGCCTGGATGAGGACCTCGATTACCCCGACTGCGAGACCCGTGACTGGTGCCCAACACCGACGACTTCCTCTGGGTCCGAGTCCCTGCTGGACAGCTGCTACCGTGTTGAAGACCGGACTCCCTCGGGGTTTGATCTGCCAGGAGACCGGCTAGACCTGCTCCCCGAGCTCAGGAACATCCACATCCTGGACGAGCTGATCctggaggagaacctggagatCCACAAGCTCCGGCGGCAGGTGGagaccctggaggaggagcggaggggGGCTCACCGCGGGGAGCAGCATCCCTCGGCGGGCAGCGAGTCGGTGGGTCAGCGGGAGGAGCGGCAGGCCTTTCGTCACAAGCTGCAGAAGGAGACGACGGAGGTAGAGAGAATGGAGACGAGTTTGAAACAGGAGCTGGCCTCCGGGAGCAGCAGGACCAGGAAGGTGGTCAAGTGCTCGGCCCTCGTGACGTTTGGAACGTTGGATCCCGACGACCAGGAACTCTGCGATGATCTTCTATCAGGGAGCCGGCGGCGTTCCCATAGGGCACTTCAGCAGAACTTAGAAGAGCCTCTTCGTGACACTCCAGGACAGGAGTGTCATGAAGACTCGGATGAACAACATGATGAAGAATCCCTGAACTGTGATCTCTACCCTCTCACGGCTGACGTTGATGAAACTTCAGAGCCGCTACCAACACTAAACCTTACAACCATCCGCAATTCCCAATATGAGGGACTTCCTCCAGAAGAGGGGTTAGAGCCTCAGAGCGCGATGGCTGAGATGGAAACGGACATGGAACCAGGAGGAAGTGACCTCACCTGCAAACCAGAAGCTTCCTTAATCCCCGAGATGGGACCAGAGGATGGAGCGTTTGACCCCGGCGGTGAGCCAACGCTGCCTCCTGGGCCTAAGCCCCGGGCAATCTCCCTGGAGGCCACAGCAGTCTCCATGGAGATACAGGAGAGGCCCTGTTCTGTGGAGCCCACATCAGAGCcttctccaacaccaccaccacccccgtgCGATCCACCCCCGTGCGATCCACCCCTGTGTGATCCACCCCCGTGCGATCCACCCCCGTGCGATCCACCCCCGTGCGATCCACCCCCGTGCGATCCACCAACCGAAGCTCCACCCAAACCCAAAGAGCGGAAGCACAGACCCTTATCCGGGGGCGATGGCCTCCTTGGCTCAGCcgtcagcagcaacaacaaccacaacaacaacaaccccctCACTGAGGAGTCTCTGGGGTCGCCAGGGGGCCGTGAGTTCCCAGCGTTCTTCATGGAGGACGCCACGGACGCGGACAACGCTGCAATGGCGCCGGCATGCAACGGAACATCACAGAACCATTCGCAATCCCCCCTCGGGAGCCAGACCCCCATGGGTCTCTGCTCCTccgtccccccctctccccctcaggaGACCCCAGGGGAGCTGATGGCGTGCGACCCTTGCGGGAGGTCGGATGACTGTGAGGACGTAGTGGCCGGGTTTCAGCGCTCGGCGTCCACCAGGATCAGCAGAACCTTCTTACCGGCTCACCAGCCGACCGTGAAGCAAGAGGATTACTCAGAG ATCTCAGACTTTAAGACCCCCATCGTCCTGGACACGGGGTCTGGGGTGATGAAGGCCGGGTTTGCGGATGAGGAACTTCCAGCGATTATTTTCCCCACCGTCATTGGCCTGCCAAAGTATGAG GAGATGATGAACGGCAGCTCGGAGCGAGAGGGCTTCATCGGCCATGACGCCCAGCACATGAGGGGGGTCCTGGCCCTGAGGTACCCCATGAAGAACGGGGTCATCCACAACTGGGACGACATGGAGAAG ATCTGGCACCACGCCTTCCAGCAGCTGTGTGCCGACCCGGAGGACCACCCGGTGATGCTGACCGAAGCCCCCATGAGCCCCCTGCACAACCGGCAGCGCGCGGTGGAGGTCATGTTCGACCGCTTCTGCGTGCCCTACGTCTACGTGGCCATGCAGGCCGTGCTGGCGCTGTACGCTTCCGGCCGCTGCACAG GCGTGGTGTTGGACTCTGGGGACGGCGCCAGCCACAGCGTGCCGGTGTATGAGGGCTACAGCCTCCCGCACGCCGTCCAGCGCTTCCCCCTGGCCGGACTCGACGTCACCCTGCACCTCACCAAG ctcctccaggagcagggCGTGTGCATGCGGACCAGTGCCGAGCTGGAGATCGTCAGGGAGATGAAGGAGCGGTGCTGCCGCGTGGCCCTGGACTATGAGGTGGAgttggcccccgggggcccctctGCAGGGCGGGAGATGAGCTACACCTTGCCCGACGGACAGGTGGTGTGTCTGGACACTGAGAGgttcag GGCACCTGAGATTCTCTTCAGACCTGAGCTGATTGGCCGGGATCATTATGGGATGCACGAGAGCCTTTACAAGTCGGTCCTCAGCACGGACGTGGACCTGCGGAGGGAACTGTTGGGAAACATCGTCCTATCAG GCGGGAACACGCTCCTGGCGGGCCTGCCCGAGCGGCTGCAGCGCGAGCTGGGCCGCCTGgagccgggggggccggggggccgggtgCGGGTCTCGTGCCCCGCGGACCGAGGGTCCTcggtgtggcgggggggggcggcgctGGCCAGCATGCCGGCACCGGGGGGCTGCGCCTGGATCAGCCGGGAGGAGTACGAGGAGTACGGCCCCCAGATCGTCTTCAGGAAGTGCTTCTGA
- the smim8 gene encoding small integral membrane protein 8 — protein sequence MSSADSGGGSEGPKKEGFRGPGLRAARTTTFFRAFNPELFIKPNKPVMVFGLLSISVCVGYLGYLHAMKDNDQTLYEATDSEGEKYMRRKTSKWD from the exons ATGTCGTCCGCAGACTCCGGTGGGGGGTCCGAAGGCCCTAAGAAAGAAGGGTTCAGGGGTCCGGGGCTGAGAGCCGCCAGGACCACCACCTTCTTCAGAGccttcaaccctgaactcttcATCAAACCA AATAAACCGGTGATGGTGTTTGGCCTGCTGAGCATCAGCGTGTGCGTGGGTTACCTGGGGTACCTGCACGCCATGAAGGACAACGACCAGACACTGTACGAGGCCACAGACAGCGAGGGGGAGAAGTACATGAGGAGGAAAACCTCCAAATGGGACTGA